The segment GGTAGACCGCCTGATGCTGGTCGCTCCAGGTGACTCGAATTCCCTCCCCCTTCGCATTTTCTATTTTGATCGGCACGGCATTTCTGGATATCATGATGGCTCCTTTGCTGAGGAATGATTGTTTCGGCCGTCCCGGCCGGATTGACCTCTTCTCCTTCGACATGATACGCTGTCAACAAGTTGTTTATGATCGCTTCATTTGCGTTTTAGGAGAATCGGTGATGGGACTCCTTTCGATGGAAGAAGTTCGCCGGAAGATCCACGACCTCAAAGGTTGGGAACTCTACGACAACATGCTTCAAAAAAAATATTCCTTCAGAACGTTCAAGTCGGCCATGCAATTTGTAAATCGGGTGGCGGAGCTGGCCGACTCCGTCGATCATCACCCCGACATGATGATCAACTATAACCGGGTCCTCCTCAAGTTGATGACGCACAGTCAAGGAGGAATCACGGATAGAGATTTTAACCTAGCGCAAATGATCGATCAAGTCGAAAAGCCGACGACGATCTAGTTTTCCGGGCGGAATGACTTCGCGGTCTTTTTGGCCGGTCCGTGTTTGTCTGTAAACCGGTTTCTTTCCAGTCATACAAAAATGGGATAACCCTTCCTCCCCGATTCTTCCATAATTTTGGTATACTTCTTTTTAAATCTCTCAACGACAGCTTAGTAAAACGGATCCTGGCGCATGCTTCTTCTCGCAATCGATCTTTACGGAATCGAGCCTTTCCATAAACCGACCCGAATCTCCCTGAAACCGGGCCTGAATCTGGTGTTCGGAGCCAACGGCGCCGGCAAGACAACCGTCCGCCGGGTTCTCTCTTCCCTGCTTTTGGGAAATGACCTCAAGGGAATTCGGTTCGTCGAGAATCAGCCGGCGCAAGCCGCCGTCATTTTACAAGGAAGAGACAAAGGAACCTATCGGATCACCGCCGATTACCAAAAGGGGCTCTTCAATCTCTCCAAGCTCGATGCGTCGGGACAAAAATCGCTCCTCGAAAAAGACCGGAGAAAGATTACCGCCTGGGTCTGCGAACAGGCCGGGGGAATGCAGGAGGAAGATCTCTCCTCCCTTTTCCTGATCGACCGGCTTCAGTTCCCCTCCGCCGCTTCACATGGAAATGGACCGGGGACGCAGAGATCCGGTCTGTCTTCCGGTGCACCGGGTCCTGTCCCAAAAAAAACAGAATTTCCTTCTTTCCAAATTCCAGACAATGAACAACCGGTCCTCACCCCTGAACAACGCGCGGAAAGACAAAACCAGATTAAAGAGATCCAGCGGAAGCTGGATGAGATGGCCAAGGTCGAAGAAACGCTGCTGAATGCCCGAGATCGAATCTCCGTGTCCAAGCGGAGATTAAATCAATCGCGCGAGCTCGATAGTGAAGCCGCTCAAATTCAGGACGCCGAAACCAAAAAGTACGCCGCTTTTGCCGGGATCGAAACCGTTCGACCCGATCTGATCAAACAATATGAAGCAGCCGCGCAGAATAAGCAAACGGAATTAACCCAGCTTGAAGAACAGAAGGAGGAGATTCAAGCCAACCTGGCGAACATGGGTGAAACCGACCTCTTTCAAGATCAAAAACTGCGTATCGGCATCGTAGTCACGGTCTGCTCCTTTTTGCTCCCCCTTTTTGTGACCCTCCAGGGTCCTTTCCGTTATCTCTTCCCGATCGGTGTCCTTGCGGGAATCGGTCTTTCTCTCTTCGCTTATCTCCAATCGACCGGACGCGCCGCCGCGAAGAAGGCCCTCGAGAAGAAAATGACCGGCTTCAATGAAAAAGCCAACTCGCTGCAGAGGAAATTCGACAAAGAGCACAAGGAAATCACCGAGCTTCTCGCAAAAACCGGCTGTAAAGAGATCCAGGAGTTCAAAGATCGCCAACGCGCGTATCAGCAACATCTTCAGAGGAAGCGAGAGGTCACGGAGAAAAGAGAGGCTCTCTTAAAGGGTGAAACGGTCGAGGAGATCGCCCTGACGATTCAAGAGGACGAGAAAGAGGCAAAGATCCTGGAGGAAAAATTTCAGGGCTATAGCGGTTTAACCGAAGAACTCTACCGTCTTGAAGAGTCCCTTCGCCACTCGGAGCCGGCCAAAGAGCCTCCGGCGATCGAGATGCCCGATTTGGGTCCGGTGCCGGCCGCCGTGAACACGCACGCCCCTTTTTCGTTTATTCCGACCGCGCTCTCCATCGGAAAACAAAAAAATCCTCCCTTCGCTTTGCAGCAGGTCGAACAACAAACGAACATCCTGTACGCCCTCTTCAAGCAAACCCAAAACGGAAAACTCCATCTAAAAGAGGACGGCGAGATCGAGGTGAGCGGTGTCGGAATCGATCAGGTCAGTTCCGGAACGGCCGATCAGATCTTTCTCTCTTTTCTCCTGGCCGCCCTTGATCAGTTTTCGAATGTGACCTTCCCCCTTGTTTTGGATGAACCCTTCAGCATTTTGGCCCCCGCGTCGCAAGAAACGGCCCTCGAGCTGCTTCGCGGAGCTTCCAAGCGCCGGCAAATTATTCTCTTCACCGTTTATCCCTTCTCTCCCAAGGCCGCCGATCAAGCGGTGACATTGAGCGCGTCCCAGTCCAACTGACGGCCGGCTTCTTCTTATCTGTTTTACTCGATCTGCAGCTATGGTATATTCTCCTGCTCACTACATCAGGAGGAGAAATCCGATGGCGTTTTATCATCAAAAATATCGAAGGGAAGCGGTGAAGCTAAAGCCGGAGATCAAGGCCGCGGTGGTTTATGACTTTCTGGAAAAGGTCCAGATCTATTCTGAAAAGATGATTGATGAAAAGTGGAAGGGGCTGAAAAAGAAAAAAGGGAGAGATCTGGAGGCGATGCAGAAATTGGCCCACTGGATTCAATACCATCGTTTTAACCAAATTGCCCTCGAAGAAATCAAAGAGGGAACACTCGATTCTTGGTTTAAACGCTCACGAAAATAGCCGTGGCTGTTCATCAGGCTGTTTTAATTTCGACAAGATTTTTTGATGAGCGGAAGAAAAGGGATAGTTCGATAATTCTTCCACAGCGACCCATTTTTGCGCGTCGGTGTTTTTGCCTTTTCGCTCCTCGATCCGTCCGGAAAAAACATGGAGGGTCATTTTAAAATGGGTGAAGGTATGTTTTATTTTTCCCCAGGGAGCCCATTGATCGACCGTCCATGGAATTTCTTTCTGAAGCGTTCCTTTTATCTTTTTCTCGAATCCCCCCGCCCTTCCATCTAAATCGACCCGTCCTCCGGGAAATTCCCACAACCCTCCAAGAAGGCCTTTCGCGGGGCGCCGGCGAATCAACACCTTCTCTTTCCGAAACACAACCCCGGCCACATAGTCCCTCTCGGGTATGATTTTCCCCGCTCCTTTGATCGGCAGTTTTTCCTGGATCCCCTTTTCCCGGGCCTTGCATTGATTGCGCACAGGACACAAGGGGCAGCGAGGCTCCGCCGGCGTGCAGAGGGTCGCCCCCAGGTCCATGACGGCTTGCGTGTAGTCGTCGGCTCCTTTGCGGGGGAGAAGTTTTTCGGAATAGTCCCAGAGTTGTTCCTCGATCTCCTTTTTCTTGGGATCTTCTTCAATACAGAAATAGCGGCAGAGAACACGCTTCACATTGCCGTCCAAGATCGGATATCTTTGGCCCAGGGCGATCGTCGCAATCGCCCCCGCCGTCGATCGGCCGATTCCCGGAAGGGAGAGAATCTCCTCGAACCGGGAGGGAAATTTTCCGCCGAAGCGGATCATGATCTCGTTTGCCGCCCGATGCAGATGTCTCGCCCGCGCGTAATATCCGAGCCCCTCCCACGCTTTTAAAACTTTGTCCGGAGAGGCCGAGGCAAGATCGCGGATCGCGGGAAAACTCGAAAGAAACCGCTCGTAATAGGGAAGGACCGTTGCGACCTGGGTCTGCTGCAGCATGATCTCGGAAACCCAGATCGCATAGGGATCGGTCGTTCGCCGCCAGGGGAGATCGCGGCCATGAGCGCGATACCATTTCAAAAGATTTCGCGTGAAAAAAGCAAATTCGTCTTGATCAATAACGTCGGACATCAATCGTTTTGAAGTAAATAAAGGTGGGTTATTGCCGAGGACAGAAAGATAAAAACCGTTCTCTTTATTTTTGGAGAACCGCTTTGATTTTCTCAACGACTTTATTCGGAGTGGTGGTCGCTTTTACCAGAAAGTCGCTTGCCCCCGCTTGAAGCGCCTTGCTGATCTCTTCGCTGGCACCCTTGGCGGAAAAAACAATCACCGGGATACTTTGAAGATTAGGATTGGCTTTGACCGTCTGGAGCACTTTAAATCCATCCATGATCGGCATCATCAGATCAAGAAGGATCAGGTCGGGTTTATCGGTCGTGAGAGCCTTCAATGCCTCCACCCCGTTATTTGCGACGGAGGTGATGTATCCGGCCGAGAGGAGTTTGTTCTGGTAGGCCTTCTGATAGAACTCGGTGTCGTCCACAATCAGAACTTTCTCCTTCATCCGGAAAATCCTCCCATCGTGTGTGAAACCCGCTGTTGGATCTCATGCTTCAGCTCTTGAATTTCCCTCTCGAGCCGTTCCAACCTTTCCGCAATCGGGTCGGGCAGGTTCGTATGATCGAGCACCCCCTCTTCCTTCTGGCGATGGATGATCTTTCCGGGAATGCCGACAACCGTCGCATGGTCTGGAACCGACTTCAGTACAACCGAGTTCGCGCCGACCCGGACGTGATTCCCGAGGACGATCGCCCCTAAAACTTTCGCCCCGGCGCCGACAATGACATTGTTTCCCAGCGTCGGGTGGCGCTTCCCCGGCTCCTGGCCGGTCCCCCCGAGGGTGACCCCTTGATAGAGGGTGACGTTGTCGCCGATTTCCGCCGTCTCACCGATGACGACCCCCATCCCATGATCGATGAAAAAAGCGCGTCCGATGGTGGCGCCCGGGTGGATTTCGATACCGGTGATGAATCGAGAAAAGTGAGAGACCAGCCGCGGAAACACCGGCACGTTTTTCCGCCAGAGAAAATGGGCGATTCGATGAAGGAGTGTCGCATGAAAGCCGGAATACGTCAATAAGATTTCGGCGATGTTCCGGGCGGCAGGATCCCTCTCGAAAATAGTTTGAATATCTTCTTTAATTTCTTTCAACATTCTTTAAACCCGTTTCCTTTACTTTCAATTGTCATCGTCACCCACGCCGTTCGATGAGGCAAACCGCTTGCGCGGCGATTCCTTCTCCCCGCCCGATGAAACCGATTTTTTCATTGGTCGTCGCCTTGATGCTCACCGCGGCCGGATCGATTGAAAGGGGGCGGCTGATGTTCACCTTCATCGGATCGACAAAAGGAGCAACCTTCGGTTTTTCGGCAATGATGACGGAGTCAATATTGACGACCTGATAACCCTTTTGTAACAGAATCATTGCCACCTCTTCTAAAAGCCGAAGGCTCGAGACCCCCTTCCACTTCGGGTCGCCTTCCGGAAAGTGCCGGCCCAGGTCTCCTTCTCCAACAGCCCCGAGGAGAGCGTCGCAGATCGCATGGAGCAGGACATCGGCATCCGAATAGCCTTTGAGCCCTTTCTCGAAAGGAATTTCGACCCCTCCTAAAACGCAGGGATATCCTTCCACAAGTCGGTGAACATCATACCCGATGCCGATTCGGATCATCGATGGAGCCTACTTCCGCGCGCCCGAAGGAAGATTTCGGCCGTCTCCAGATCGGGAGGGAGGGTGATCTTGATGTTCTCGATCGATCCTTCCACACAGCGAATCGGCGCCCCCAGCCTTTCAACCAGCATCGCCTCGTCGGTCGCTTCGAACCCCTCCCGCGCCGCGCTCCGGTACGCCTCCAGCAGGATTCCCAATCGGAAGACCTGCGGCGTCTGCATCGCCCAGACATTTTCCCTCGGAAGGCTCCTTAGGATCATTTTATCAGAAGAAACCTCTTTCAGCGAGTCGGTGACCCGAATTGCCGCAACCGCGCCTCCCTCCGCTTTGGCCGCCTCGATCACCTTTTCGATTAATTGCGGGGTGACCAGCGGCCGGACACCGTCATGAACCACGACCAGGTCGTTCTGATCACGCCGTTCTTCCAGATAGGAGATTCCCGCCCAAACAGAATCTTGGCGCCGCTCCCCTCCCGGAAGGATTTTCGTCACCTTTGTCAGCGAATGATCCGAAACGAGACGCTCGAAGAAGGAGAGATCTTCTTTAGAAGTAATGCAGACAATCTCATCTATGAGGGAAGCATCTTGAAAAGCGGTGAGGGTGTGGACGGCCACAGGGAGACCCTGGAGCGCCAGAAACTGTTTCTTTATTTTGCCTCC is part of the Candidatus Manganitrophus noduliformans genome and harbors:
- the ispD gene encoding 2-C-methyl-D-erythritol 4-phosphate cytidylyltransferase — encoded protein: MIHAVIPAAGRGTRLGGKIKKQFLALQGLPVAVHTLTAFQDASLIDEIVCITSKEDLSFFERLVSDHSLTKVTKILPGGERRQDSVWAGISYLEERRDQNDLVVVHDGVRPLVTPQLIEKVIEAAKAEGGAVAAIRVTDSLKEVSSDKMILRSLPRENVWAMQTPQVFRLGILLEAYRSAAREGFEATDEAMLVERLGAPIRCVEGSIENIKITLPPDLETAEIFLRARGSRLHR
- the mutY gene encoding A/G-specific adenine glycosylase; amino-acid sequence: MSDVIDQDEFAFFTRNLLKWYRAHGRDLPWRRTTDPYAIWVSEIMLQQTQVATVLPYYERFLSSFPAIRDLASASPDKVLKAWEGLGYYARARHLHRAANEIMIRFGGKFPSRFEEILSLPGIGRSTAGAIATIALGQRYPILDGNVKRVLCRYFCIEEDPKKKEIEEQLWDYSEKLLPRKGADDYTQAVMDLGATLCTPAEPRCPLCPVRNQCKAREKGIQEKLPIKGAGKIIPERDYVAGVVFRKEKVLIRRRPAKGLLGGLWEFPGGRVDLDGRAGGFEKKIKGTLQKEIPWTVDQWAPWGKIKHTFTHFKMTLHVFSGRIEERKGKNTDAQKWVAVEELSNYPFSSAHQKILSKLKQPDEQPRLFS
- a CDS encoding ATP-binding protein; this encodes MLLLAIDLYGIEPFHKPTRISLKPGLNLVFGANGAGKTTVRRVLSSLLLGNDLKGIRFVENQPAQAAVILQGRDKGTYRITADYQKGLFNLSKLDASGQKSLLEKDRRKITAWVCEQAGGMQEEDLSSLFLIDRLQFPSAASHGNGPGTQRSGLSSGAPGPVPKKTEFPSFQIPDNEQPVLTPEQRAERQNQIKEIQRKLDEMAKVEETLLNARDRISVSKRRLNQSRELDSEAAQIQDAETKKYAAFAGIETVRPDLIKQYEAAAQNKQTELTQLEEQKEEIQANLANMGETDLFQDQKLRIGIVVTVCSFLLPLFVTLQGPFRYLFPIGVLAGIGLSLFAYLQSTGRAAAKKALEKKMTGFNEKANSLQRKFDKEHKEITELLAKTGCKEIQEFKDRQRAYQQHLQRKREVTEKREALLKGETVEEIALTIQEDEKEAKILEEKFQGYSGLTEELYRLEESLRHSEPAKEPPAIEMPDLGPVPAAVNTHAPFSFIPTALSIGKQKNPPFALQQVEQQTNILYALFKQTQNGKLHLKEDGEIEVSGVGIDQVSSGTADQIFLSFLLAALDQFSNVTFPLVLDEPFSILAPASQETALELLRGASKRRQIILFTVYPFSPKAADQAVTLSASQSN
- a CDS encoding response regulator; protein product: MKEKVLIVDDTEFYQKAYQNKLLSAGYITSVANNGVEALKALTTDKPDLILLDLMMPIMDGFKVLQTVKANPNLQSIPVIVFSAKGASEEISKALQAGASDFLVKATTTPNKVVEKIKAVLQK
- a CDS encoding 4a-hydroxytetrahydrobiopterin dehydratase, with amino-acid sequence MGLLSMEEVRRKIHDLKGWELYDNMLQKKYSFRTFKSAMQFVNRVAELADSVDHHPDMMINYNRVLLKLMTHSQGGITDRDFNLAQMIDQVEKPTTI
- the cysE gene encoding serine O-acetyltransferase encodes the protein MLKEIKEDIQTIFERDPAARNIAEILLTYSGFHATLLHRIAHFLWRKNVPVFPRLVSHFSRFITGIEIHPGATIGRAFFIDHGMGVVIGETAEIGDNVTLYQGVTLGGTGQEPGKRHPTLGNNVIVGAGAKVLGAIVLGNHVRVGANSVVLKSVPDHATVVGIPGKIIHRQKEEGVLDHTNLPDPIAERLERLEREIQELKHEIQQRVSHTMGGFSG
- the ispF gene encoding 2-C-methyl-D-erythritol 2,4-cyclodiphosphate synthase; translated protein: MIRIGIGYDVHRLVEGYPCVLGGVEIPFEKGLKGYSDADVLLHAICDALLGAVGEGDLGRHFPEGDPKWKGVSSLRLLEEVAMILLQKGYQVVNIDSVIIAEKPKVAPFVDPMKVNISRPLSIDPAAVSIKATTNEKIGFIGRGEGIAAQAVCLIERRG